In Streptomyces dangxiongensis, one DNA window encodes the following:
- a CDS encoding PLD nuclease N-terminal domain-containing protein has product MLRYLPFLLVLALWIYAFVDCLNTPDDEVRHLPKAAWLIVILLFGEVLVGPVAWLLTGRVRQGYADGPAPSRRGDATAARWVAPDDNPEFLKSLDERDTLDKDDDPRHD; this is encoded by the coding sequence ATGCTCAGGTATCTGCCGTTCCTGCTGGTCCTCGCGCTGTGGATCTACGCCTTCGTGGACTGTCTGAACACCCCCGACGACGAGGTCCGCCACCTGCCGAAGGCGGCCTGGCTGATCGTCATCCTGCTGTTCGGCGAGGTGCTGGTCGGACCGGTCGCCTGGCTGCTCACCGGCCGGGTGCGGCAGGGGTACGCCGACGGCCCGGCCCCGTCACGACGCGGTGACGCCACCGCCGCGCGCTGGGTCGCCCCGGACGACAACCCCGAGTTCCTGAAGTCCCTGGACGAGCGGGACACGCTGGACAAGGACGACGACCCCCGCCACGACTAG